The following are encoded together in the Candidatus Tumulicola sp. genome:
- the rpsF gene encoding 30S ribosomal protein S6: protein MTDYEVTYILRPSLEENEVEERSNAIADIIRNQQGEVVGIERMGKKRLAYEIDDVREGNYVVMQFKSDGAASKELERLLKLHEDVLRALVVRLDEKMIRHMAAVVAATPPPPTLPY, encoded by the coding sequence ATGACCGACTATGAAGTAACGTACATTCTCCGCCCCTCCCTCGAAGAGAACGAGGTCGAGGAGCGCTCCAACGCAATCGCCGACATCATCCGCAATCAGCAGGGCGAAGTCGTTGGCATCGAGCGCATGGGCAAAAAACGTCTGGCCTATGAGATCGATGACGTGCGTGAGGGGAACTACGTCGTTATGCAGTTCAAGAGCGACGGCGCGGCCTCCAAGGAACTCGAACGGCTGTTGAAACTGCACGAGGATGTTTTGCGCGCGCTGGTCGTCCGGCTCGACGAGAAAATGATCCGGCACATGGCCGCGGTTGTTGCCGCAACGCCGCCGCCGCCGACACTACCCTACTAA
- a CDS encoding bifunctional (p)ppGpp synthetase/guanosine-3',5'-bis(diphosphate) 3'-pyrophosphohydrolase, translating to MTIQELTDRVRRYDPDLDDVLLRRAYEVADAAHAGQHRASGESYIEHPLAVAGVLAELEMDRETIAAALLHDVVEDTSITNEQVASEFGDEIARLVEGVTKLTRIPYQSKEDAQVENLRKMFMAMARDIRVIIIKLADRLHNMRTLASLPPAKRISIARETLDIYAPIAHRLGIWKIKWEIEDDCLRYLDPEAYRDIVERVAKTRNQREADVDSVIDRLRGEFGEMHVEAEIQGRPKHFYSIYTKLKSGRDFSTIYDLTAIRIIVDSVKDCYAALGAVHALWTPLPGRFKDYIAMPKPNMYQSLHTTVVGPTGEPLEIQIRTLEMHRTSEYGIAAHWRYKEGGKADQFENKLSWLRALLEWQKDMRDSRLFMENLKLDLFDSQVFAFSPRGDVFSMPADGTPLDFAYLVHTDVGNHCVGAKVNGRIVPLDSQLNNGDICEILVNKTSGRPSLDWLSIVKTSSAKHKIKQWFRKERREENVLAGQEALENELARAGVRVDTARGSLIETIAHRLNCATPADLYAAIGFGDQSAQAVVNRIRDELKSDNVVDLTKMARRPAARRSTRRLSGVRVAGIDDMLVRLSKCCSPVPGDPIMGYVTIGRGVSVHRADCPNVAYMNATPERILQAQWNVQEEVLHSVDIEVEAEDRAQLLQDIMSVFAEFKTRVSSVTARVRRDRVAVTSLTIQIHDLDHLHKILMRLQGLPEVRRVYRVTKRERVAP from the coding sequence ATGACCATTCAGGAGCTGACCGACCGCGTTCGGCGGTACGACCCTGACCTCGACGATGTGCTGCTGCGGCGCGCGTATGAGGTAGCCGATGCTGCCCATGCGGGCCAGCACCGTGCCTCTGGGGAGTCGTACATCGAGCATCCGCTGGCCGTCGCGGGCGTGTTGGCCGAGCTGGAAATGGACCGCGAGACGATCGCTGCGGCGCTGCTGCACGATGTGGTCGAAGATACGTCGATCACCAACGAACAGGTTGCCTCCGAGTTTGGCGACGAGATCGCGCGGTTGGTGGAGGGCGTGACGAAACTCACGCGCATTCCGTATCAATCGAAGGAAGACGCGCAAGTCGAGAACCTTCGCAAGATGTTCATGGCGATGGCTCGCGATATTCGCGTCATCATCATCAAGTTGGCAGACCGCTTGCACAACATGCGCACCCTGGCCAGCCTACCACCGGCCAAGCGCATTTCGATCGCTCGCGAAACGCTCGATATCTACGCTCCGATCGCGCATCGTTTAGGCATTTGGAAGATCAAGTGGGAAATCGAGGACGATTGCCTGCGTTATCTGGATCCCGAGGCCTATCGCGATATCGTCGAGCGCGTTGCGAAGACGCGCAACCAGCGCGAAGCCGACGTCGACTCCGTCATCGATCGTTTGCGCGGCGAGTTCGGCGAGATGCACGTCGAGGCCGAAATCCAGGGCCGTCCGAAACATTTTTATTCGATCTATACCAAGCTCAAGAGCGGTCGCGACTTTTCGACGATTTACGATCTCACGGCGATCCGCATCATCGTCGATAGCGTCAAGGATTGTTACGCCGCGCTCGGCGCCGTCCACGCGCTTTGGACGCCGTTGCCTGGACGATTCAAAGATTACATCGCGATGCCAAAGCCAAACATGTATCAGTCGCTGCACACGACCGTCGTTGGTCCGACCGGCGAACCGCTCGAGATTCAGATCCGCACGCTCGAGATGCATCGCACCAGCGAATACGGCATCGCCGCGCATTGGCGTTACAAAGAAGGCGGCAAGGCCGACCAATTCGAGAATAAGCTTTCCTGGCTGCGAGCCTTGCTGGAATGGCAAAAAGACATGCGCGACTCGCGCTTGTTCATGGAAAATCTCAAGCTCGACCTCTTCGATTCGCAAGTGTTCGCGTTCTCTCCACGCGGCGACGTGTTCTCGATGCCGGCCGATGGTACGCCCCTCGATTTCGCCTATCTCGTGCATACCGATGTCGGCAACCATTGCGTCGGCGCCAAAGTCAACGGGCGCATCGTGCCGCTGGATTCGCAACTAAATAACGGCGATATCTGCGAGATTCTCGTCAACAAGACGAGCGGTCGACCATCGCTCGACTGGTTATCGATCGTTAAGACGTCGAGTGCAAAGCATAAGATCAAGCAGTGGTTCCGCAAAGAACGGCGCGAAGAAAACGTGCTGGCCGGACAAGAAGCGTTAGAGAACGAGTTGGCACGCGCCGGCGTACGCGTCGATACGGCGCGCGGGTCGCTGATCGAAACCATCGCGCACCGGCTCAACTGCGCGACGCCGGCAGATCTCTATGCGGCGATCGGCTTCGGCGACCAATCCGCGCAGGCAGTGGTCAATCGCATTCGCGACGAGCTCAAGAGCGACAACGTGGTCGATCTTACGAAAATGGCGCGACGCCCTGCAGCACGCCGCAGCACGCGCCGCTTGAGCGGCGTGCGCGTCGCGGGCATCGACGACATGCTGGTGCGGCTATCGAAATGTTGTTCGCCGGTACCGGGCGATCCGATCATGGGCTACGTGACGATCGGACGCGGCGTGAGCGTCCATCGCGCAGATTGCCCAAACGTCGCGTACATGAACGCGACGCCCGAGCGTATCTTGCAAGCGCAGTGGAACGTCCAAGAAGAGGTATTGCATTCGGTCGATATCGAGGTCGAAGCCGAGGACCGCGCGCAGCTACTGCAAGATATTATGAGCGTGTTTGCCGAGTTCAAGACGCGGGTCAGCTCGGTGACGGCGCGGGTCCGGCGCGACCGGGTAGCGGTGACCAGCCTGACGATCCAGATCCACGACTTGGACCACCTGCACAAGATTTTGATGCGCCTTCAGGGCCTGCCCGAGGTCCGTCGCGTGTATCGGGTGACCAAGCGCGAGCGGGTCGCTCCCTAG